In the Flavobacterium sp. J372 genome, one interval contains:
- a CDS encoding DUF6252 family protein encodes MKKIKLLSVIMVLFAAAGLISCETEQLDNDLLTGQPNGGNNNNGPASFRVDFSNQTYVASTAQAQVQGTTMAIIGLRGTSGESVALTIPGGIAAGTYNAATMMYVPSATATAFYSNTNVQTGVSNGSVTITSINTTAKTVSGTFSFTGHYSNPTENLPTVAFTNGSFTNVPYTGTIPGGGGPGTDPGPQVESYKATIGGEAVDFGTTLTNDSMGMLQLMGTEGSRTVQLVVNSNITPGTYSLGAGIPSAMVTIGTDMYMATSGSIVIQSNTGGWIKGTFEFQAANPTNPTGTPINVTAGSFNLEY; translated from the coding sequence ATGAAAAAGATTAAGTTACTATCAGTTATAATGGTTTTGTTTGCTGCTGCAGGCCTCATTTCATGTGAGACAGAGCAACTTGATAACGACCTTCTTACCGGTCAGCCAAACGGAGGCAATAATAATAATGGCCCGGCATCTTTCAGGGTTGATTTCAGCAACCAGACATATGTAGCTTCTACTGCCCAGGCACAAGTGCAGGGTACAACAATGGCAATAATAGGTCTAAGAGGGACATCGGGCGAATCGGTAGCCCTTACAATACCGGGAGGTATTGCAGCGGGTACTTATAATGCTGCAACTATGATGTATGTGCCAAGCGCAACTGCAACAGCTTTTTATTCTAATACTAATGTACAGACAGGTGTTTCAAACGGGTCTGTAACTATCACAAGCATCAATACTACCGCTAAAACAGTATCCGGTACATTTAGTTTTACAGGGCATTATTCAAACCCTACCGAAAATTTACCAACGGTAGCTTTCACAAACGGCAGCTTTACCAATGTACCTTATACAGGAACAATTCCCGGTGGTGGCGGCCCCGGAACAGACCCAGGTCCGCAGGTTGAATCATATAAAGCCACTATAGGAGGAGAAGCTGTAGATTTTGGCACCACTTTGACTAATGACAGTATGGGTATGCTCCAGTTGATGGGTACTGAAGGTAGCCGTACCGTACAGCTTGTTGTAAATTCAAACATAACACCGGGTACTTACAGCCTTGGTGCCGGCATACCATCAGCTATGGTTACTATAGGTACTGATATGTATATGGCTACTTCAGGGTCAATCGTTATCCAAAGCAATACCGGCGGATGGATTAAAGGAACGTTTGAATTCCAGGCTGCAAACCCTACCAATCCTACAGGAACTCCAATCAATGTTACTGCAGGAAGTTTCAATCTTGAATATTAA
- a CDS encoding MFS transporter produces MAQLQKGSKKLLNAWAFYDWANSVYSLVIASAVFPIFYSHIIPDSGTLSFFGNEVKGTALISFVTAFAFLIVSFISPLLSGIADYAGNKKSFLKLFCYIGAISCIGLYWFSIDNLYLSLVCYLFGLVGFWGSLVFYNSYLPDVAFPEQQDAVSAKGYSMGYIGSVILLILNLVMVMKPELFGIKGTPEEPAAILAMRYSFISVGIWWILFSQYTYYYLPEGAVRNKVTRDVMLNGFRELRKVWLRLKENTILKRYLGAFFVYSMAVQTVMLAATYFGAEEIAWPDEDAKSMGLIISILLIQLIAVAGALLTSRLSAKVGNIKALIIINIIWAVICVSAFFISLPVHFYITAAFVGLVMGGIQSLSRSTYSKFLPETTDTASFFSFYDVTEKIGIVIGMLLYGAIDQMFGSMRYSIIFLTLFFIVGIFLLTRVPKKTL; encoded by the coding sequence ATGGCACAACTGCAAAAAGGCAGCAAAAAACTGCTGAACGCCTGGGCTTTCTATGACTGGGCCAACTCTGTATACAGCCTTGTAATCGCTTCGGCGGTATTCCCCATTTTTTACAGCCACATAATTCCTGACAGCGGTACCTTGTCATTCTTTGGCAATGAAGTGAAGGGCACAGCACTCATCAGTTTTGTTACGGCATTTGCCTTCCTCATCGTATCGTTCATATCGCCATTGCTATCAGGTATAGCGGATTATGCCGGTAACAAAAAGTCATTCCTAAAACTCTTCTGTTACATAGGCGCAATATCGTGTATTGGCCTGTACTGGTTCAGCATAGATAACTTGTACCTCAGCCTGGTTTGCTACCTGTTTGGTCTTGTAGGCTTTTGGGGCAGCCTTGTGTTTTATAACTCATATCTTCCTGATGTAGCTTTCCCGGAACAGCAGGATGCCGTAAGCGCTAAAGGCTATTCTATGGGTTATATAGGTAGTGTAATATTGCTGATTTTAAATTTGGTGATGGTAATGAAACCGGAGCTTTTCGGCATTAAAGGCACTCCTGAAGAACCTGCCGCCATCCTGGCCATGCGCTATTCGTTTATATCTGTAGGTATCTGGTGGATACTCTTCAGCCAATACACATATTACTATCTTCCGGAGGGCGCTGTTCGGAATAAGGTAACACGTGATGTAATGCTGAACGGTTTCCGGGAGCTGCGCAAAGTTTGGTTAAGACTGAAGGAAAACACAATATTGAAAAGATATCTGGGTGCATTCTTTGTTTACAGTATGGCGGTACAGACGGTTATGCTGGCAGCAACTTATTTTGGCGCCGAAGAAATTGCATGGCCGGATGAAGATGCTAAAAGCATGGGCCTCATCATCAGTATATTGCTGATACAGCTTATTGCGGTGGCAGGTGCGCTGCTTACGTCGAGATTATCGGCAAAGGTTGGTAATATTAAAGCGCTTATCATCATCAACATCATCTGGGCTGTTATATGTGTAAGTGCTTTTTTTATATCGCTACCAGTACATTTTTATATAACGGCTGCCTTTGTAGGTTTGGTAATGGGCGGCATACAATCGCTTTCACGAAGCACCTATTCTAAATTTTTACCCGAGACAACAGATACGGCTTCATTCTTCAGTTTTTATGACGTCACAGAGAAAATCGGGATTGTTATAGGTATGCTTTTATATGGAGCTATAGACCAGATGTTTGGCAGTATGCGCTACTCTATAATCTTCCTGACTCTGTTTTTTATTGTTGGCATATTTCTTTTAACAAGGGTGCCGAAAAAAACTTTATGA
- a CDS encoding M48 family metallopeptidase, translating to MRKSVFLLSAGLAGLILACSTNPFTGNKDLNFVSNDQIFPTAFAQYDQFLKENKVIKGTPDAQRVVTVGQKIRAAAEKYLNANGYQGYLEGYQWEYNLVQDPAVNAWCMPGGKIVVYTGILPITKDEAGLATVMGHEVAHALVNHGAQRMSAGQLQQLGAVGVGVATSGQSTQAQQLWMQAYGVASEIGGTLPFSRKHENEADEIGLTLMAIAGYNPDRAVDFWKRMEANSGGGAPPEFLSTHPSGATRVANIQKNIPNAKAQAAKFGVKF from the coding sequence ATGAGAAAGAGCGTATTCTTACTTTCTGCAGGTTTGGCAGGGCTTATACTGGCCTGTTCAACCAACCCGTTCACAGGTAATAAAGACCTGAATTTTGTGTCGAACGACCAGATATTTCCTACGGCGTTTGCGCAATATGACCAATTTCTGAAAGAGAATAAAGTAATAAAAGGCACCCCAGATGCACAGCGTGTAGTTACGGTGGGGCAAAAGATAAGGGCTGCCGCTGAAAAATACCTCAATGCCAATGGTTATCAGGGATATCTGGAGGGCTACCAATGGGAGTATAACCTGGTGCAGGATCCTGCGGTGAACGCATGGTGTATGCCCGGCGGTAAGATTGTAGTATACACAGGCATACTCCCTATAACAAAAGATGAGGCCGGGCTTGCAACCGTTATGGGCCATGAGGTGGCACACGCACTGGTAAACCATGGGGCGCAGCGTATGAGCGCCGGGCAGCTGCAGCAGCTTGGTGCGGTAGGAGTAGGAGTGGCTACATCAGGACAGAGTACACAGGCTCAGCAATTATGGATGCAGGCATATGGCGTAGCCAGTGAAATTGGCGGTACGCTGCCTTTCAGCAGGAAACATGAAAATGAAGCCGATGAAATAGGGCTTACCCTTATGGCTATTGCCGGCTATAACCCTGACAGGGCAGTTGATTTCTGGAAACGGATGGAAGCCAATTCAGGAGGGGGTGCACCACCTGAGTTTTTGAGCACGCACCCATCTGGCGCTACACGTGTTGCCAACATACAGAAAAATATACCCAACGCCAAGGCACAGGCAGCCAAGTTTGGCGTTAAGTTTTAA
- a CDS encoding glycoside hydrolase family 31 protein encodes MITNTELEVKGNLYPSHITEFRKESDSAYFYTENNVILRITVLRDSLLRFRFTTKGYFSPDFSYAIDENHSRGYNHFSVSEEAEYYKLVTSKIECHIHKADLRAGIYDLEGNVLLEDEQGFHWEEIYEYGGNVVKMSKVSRDGENFYGLGDKATHLNLKGKRLENWATDQYAFGKDQEPLYKAVPFYIGLNGKEAYGVFFDNTFRSFFDFCHERRNVASFWAEGGEMNYYFFYGPQMSDVVTAYTDLTGKPELPPLWALGYHQCKWSYYPESKVKEITAKFRELRIPCDAIYLDIDYMEGFRCFTWNKEYFPDPKRMVDELAEDGFKTIVIIDPGIKIDKDYWVYKEGIEKDYFCKRADGPYMKGKVWPGECNFPDYTNPEVREWWAGLFKELVGEIGVKGVWNDMNEPAVMEVPTKTFPLDVRHDYDGHPCSHRKAHNIYGTQMARATYEGVKRFSYPKRPFIITRSAYSGAQRYTSSWTGDNVATWEHLWIANVQVQRMSLSGMGFTGSDIGGFAEQPTGELYTRWIQLGVFHPFCRTHSSGHHGEQEPWAFDEEVINVTRKFIELRYQLLPYLYTMFWEYINENIPMLKPLVYFDQEDTQTHYRTDEFIFGNQILVCPILEPNTLGRRMYIPRGTWYNYWNNENVTGGKEVWVDAAFDQIPVFVKAGAIIPKYPVQQYVGELEFDELTLDVYYKDGKETSTVFEDAQDGYDYTKGRYSLRTFKMTGKEKELVITQHKEGKFTTPYNFFTINLIGLPFTVASVQIDNEEVSLEELKLNIHNTLTISKDFSELHIKGN; translated from the coding sequence ATGATCACCAATACCGAATTAGAAGTTAAGGGTAATCTCTACCCATCACACATAACAGAGTTCAGGAAAGAATCAGACAGCGCTTATTTTTACACCGAAAATAATGTCATCCTCAGGATAACCGTGCTGCGTGACAGCTTGCTGCGATTCCGGTTTACCACAAAAGGGTATTTTAGCCCTGACTTTTCCTACGCTATTGACGAAAACCATTCCCGAGGCTATAACCACTTTTCTGTTTCGGAAGAAGCGGAATATTATAAGCTTGTCACCAGTAAAATAGAGTGCCACATACATAAAGCCGATCTTAGGGCCGGAATATATGACCTTGAAGGAAATGTACTCCTTGAAGATGAGCAGGGCTTTCACTGGGAGGAAATATATGAATACGGCGGCAATGTGGTGAAGATGAGTAAAGTGTCGCGTGACGGAGAAAATTTCTATGGATTGGGCGATAAAGCCACACACCTGAACCTGAAGGGCAAACGGCTCGAGAATTGGGCAACCGACCAGTATGCTTTCGGTAAAGACCAGGAGCCGCTGTACAAGGCCGTTCCGTTCTATATAGGCCTGAATGGAAAAGAGGCTTACGGCGTATTCTTTGACAATACGTTCCGCAGTTTTTTTGATTTCTGCCACGAGCGCCGTAATGTTGCCAGCTTTTGGGCCGAAGGGGGCGAGATGAACTATTACTTCTTCTACGGCCCCCAAATGAGCGATGTGGTAACAGCCTATACCGACCTTACGGGTAAGCCCGAACTGCCGCCGCTTTGGGCGCTGGGCTACCACCAGTGCAAATGGAGCTATTACCCTGAAAGTAAAGTAAAAGAGATTACTGCAAAATTCCGCGAGCTGCGAATACCTTGTGATGCAATTTATTTGGATATTGACTATATGGAAGGTTTCCGCTGCTTTACCTGGAATAAAGAATACTTCCCTGACCCGAAACGCATGGTTGATGAGCTTGCGGAAGATGGCTTTAAAACCATTGTGATTATTGATCCGGGCATTAAGATAGACAAAGACTACTGGGTGTACAAGGAAGGGATTGAAAAAGATTATTTCTGCAAACGGGCAGACGGTCCTTATATGAAAGGCAAGGTATGGCCTGGCGAATGCAATTTCCCTGATTATACCAATCCTGAAGTACGCGAATGGTGGGCCGGTTTGTTTAAAGAACTAGTTGGCGAAATTGGCGTGAAAGGTGTGTGGAATGACATGAACGAGCCTGCCGTGATGGAAGTGCCTACAAAAACCTTCCCGCTTGATGTAAGGCACGATTATGACGGCCACCCGTGCAGCCACCGAAAGGCACATAATATATATGGTACACAAATGGCAAGGGCTACGTATGAGGGCGTAAAACGCTTCTCTTACCCCAAGAGGCCATTTATAATTACGCGTTCGGCATACTCCGGCGCGCAGCGTTACACCTCTTCATGGACGGGCGATAACGTGGCAACCTGGGAACATCTATGGATTGCCAACGTGCAGGTTCAGCGCATGAGCCTGAGTGGTATGGGCTTTACCGGCAGTGATATAGGCGGTTTTGCAGAGCAGCCAACAGGTGAGCTTTACACGCGATGGATTCAGCTTGGCGTTTTCCACCCCTTCTGCCGTACACACTCCTCCGGCCATCACGGCGAGCAGGAGCCATGGGCTTTTGATGAGGAGGTGATAAACGTTACGCGAAAGTTCATAGAACTGCGCTACCAATTGCTGCCGTACCTGTATACAATGTTTTGGGAGTACATTAATGAGAACATACCTATGCTGAAGCCGTTGGTATATTTTGACCAGGAAGACACGCAGACACATTACCGTACCGATGAGTTCATCTTCGGTAACCAGATATTGGTATGCCCAATCCTTGAACCCAATACGCTGGGCCGCAGGATGTACATTCCGCGCGGTACATGGTATAACTACTGGAATAATGAGAATGTGACAGGTGGTAAAGAAGTTTGGGTAGACGCGGCGTTTGACCAGATTCCGGTTTTTGTTAAGGCAGGCGCCATCATCCCGAAATACCCGGTTCAGCAATACGTAGGTGAACTTGAGTTTGATGAACTGACTCTTGATGTATATTATAAGGATGGCAAAGAAACCTCAACTGTGTTTGAAGATGCACAGGATGGCTATGATTATACCAAAGGCCGTTACAGCCTGCGCACATTTAAAATGACAGGCAAAGAGAAAGAGCTTGTAATAACGCAGCATAAAGAAGGTAAGTTTACAACACCATATAATTTCTTCACCATAAACCTGATAGGCCTGCCATTTACAGTGGCTTCGGTACAAATAGATAATGAAGAAGTGTCGCTGGAAGAACTGAAATTAAATATTCACAATACTTTAACTATAAGCAAGGATTTTTCGGAATTACATATAAAAGGAAATTAG
- the glgB gene encoding 1,4-alpha-glucan branching protein GlgB, with translation MNKTIPHSLFTDFDIDLFKAGKHYRLYEKLGAHLTEVDRQKGVYFAVWAPSAKAVSVVGDFNYWLEGEHPLNVRWDGSGIWEGFIPEVDKGSKYKYKIHSHHNDIKTEKADPFAFYCEKPPQTASIVWDTHHKWKDTKWMANRRDKNGLDKPYSVYEVHLGSWRRGDGNRFLSYIELADELVAYVKDMNFTHVEFMPVMEYPYDPSWGYQLVGYFAPTARFGKPDDFMVLVDKLHQAGIGVILDWVPSHFPEDAHGLGFFDGTHLYEHPDRRKGYHPDWKSLIFNYGRNEVRSFLISNAVFWLDKYHIDGLRVDAVASMLYLDYSRNDGEWEPNIYGGRENLETISFLKELNEEVYRSFEGVQTIAEESTSFPMVSRPTYIGGLGFGMKWMMGWMHDTLEYFKKEAIYRKHHQNDLTFSMTYAFTENFMLPLSHDEVVYGKHSILGRMPGDEWQQFANLRLLYSFMFTHPGAKLLFMGGEFGQGAEWNFEQSLDWHQLDYHYHRGIKNLVRALNKLYKKQPALFEKQFTADGFEWINYTDNENSVLSYIRKGNNPEENLIIVCNMTPVIRENYRIGIPAEGKLKEIFNSDDEDFGGSGVKNKKLKTDMIPWNGRPFSAAMTLPPLGGDCIFD, from the coding sequence ATGAACAAAACAATTCCGCATTCCCTTTTTACAGATTTTGACATAGACCTTTTTAAGGCAGGGAAACACTATAGGCTTTACGAAAAGCTCGGGGCGCATCTTACCGAAGTTGACCGCCAGAAAGGCGTGTACTTTGCCGTATGGGCGCCGTCGGCTAAGGCAGTGAGCGTGGTAGGTGATTTTAATTATTGGCTGGAGGGCGAGCATCCGCTCAACGTCCGTTGGGATGGCTCAGGCATATGGGAAGGGTTTATTCCAGAGGTTGATAAAGGCTCAAAATACAAGTACAAAATACACTCGCATCACAACGACATTAAGACTGAGAAAGCCGACCCGTTCGCGTTCTATTGCGAAAAGCCGCCGCAAACAGCCTCTATAGTCTGGGATACGCATCACAAATGGAAAGATACCAAATGGATGGCCAACCGCCGTGATAAGAACGGTTTGGATAAACCTTATTCAGTCTACGAGGTGCATCTGGGTTCGTGGCGCAGGGGAGACGGTAACCGCTTTCTTAGTTACATAGAGCTTGCTGACGAGCTTGTGGCGTATGTAAAAGATATGAACTTCACCCATGTAGAGTTTATGCCGGTAATGGAGTATCCGTATGACCCGTCATGGGGTTACCAGCTGGTGGGATATTTCGCCCCGACAGCGCGTTTCGGTAAACCGGATGATTTTATGGTACTAGTGGATAAGCTGCATCAGGCGGGTATTGGTGTGATATTGGATTGGGTGCCATCACATTTCCCGGAAGATGCGCATGGCCTTGGCTTCTTTGACGGCACACATCTTTACGAACACCCCGACAGACGCAAGGGCTATCACCCCGACTGGAAGAGCCTTATCTTCAATTACGGTCGAAACGAGGTGCGCTCGTTCCTTATAAGCAATGCCGTTTTCTGGCTTGATAAATATCATATTGACGGGCTTCGTGTTGATGCTGTGGCCTCAATGCTGTATCTTGATTATTCGCGTAATGATGGCGAATGGGAGCCGAATATTTATGGCGGGCGCGAGAATCTGGAGACCATCAGCTTCCTTAAAGAACTGAATGAAGAAGTCTACAGAAGCTTTGAAGGCGTACAAACAATTGCTGAAGAAAGCACATCATTCCCCATGGTGTCAAGGCCTACCTATATCGGGGGGCTTGGCTTCGGGATGAAATGGATGATGGGCTGGATGCACGATACGCTGGAGTACTTCAAGAAGGAAGCTATTTACAGGAAGCACCACCAGAATGATCTTACTTTCAGTATGACATACGCATTTACTGAAAACTTCATGCTGCCGCTGAGCCATGACGAGGTGGTTTATGGCAAGCACTCAATATTGGGCCGTATGCCGGGCGATGAATGGCAGCAATTTGCGAACCTGCGTTTGCTCTATAGTTTTATGTTTACTCATCCGGGCGCAAAGCTTCTGTTTATGGGTGGCGAATTCGGGCAGGGCGCTGAATGGAACTTTGAGCAAAGCCTTGACTGGCACCAGCTTGATTATCATTATCATCGGGGCATCAAAAACCTGGTACGTGCGCTGAACAAACTTTACAAAAAACAGCCTGCACTCTTTGAGAAGCAATTTACAGCTGATGGCTTTGAATGGATAAACTACACCGACAATGAGAATTCTGTGCTTTCATACATCCGCAAAGGAAATAATCCCGAAGAGAATCTCATTATTGTCTGCAACATGACACCTGTTATCCGTGAAAATTACCGTATCGGTATACCTGCTGAAGGTAAACTCAAAGAAATTTTCAACAGTGACGATGAGGATTTCGGCGGAAGCGGGGTAAAGAACAAAAAACTAAAAACCGATATGATTCCCTGGAATGGCAGGCCATTTTCCGCAGCGATGACATTGCCGCCGTTGGGGGGTGATTGTATTTTCGATTAA
- a CDS encoding trehalose synthase, with the protein MPTSIQDTFNAPFVFKADWKHAFEDEEFIKVFASDILENYILKKRWYGGKASTLKYIEIVDHFKVASEKNTYYGVLIEVNYKEAFLQHYFMPVAFMAEDELDTKTLIAPVTLNGVEGYLVDALHQEDFRRMVFENIVSGGGKNTPHVKYHRGKGMKDVKYESSRFMGMEQSNTSIIYNDNLVLKFFRRIYVSTNPDYEISRFLTEKMHYRHTPAYKGSINVEMAGDNITLALMQELVDNQGDAWKYMLEVIDGVFDNLQAKKIKIDKLPDFELFRTIKINNIPPEIIDWAGLTLFLRVRTLAQRTAEMHIALGGDTTDTSFTPTTYNGDYTVWLKNRLIYQFQNRLNTIENNLHKLDGLALELAHQFLDKKKAIRSHFLDFDWTKLKSERIRIHGDYHLGQVLVDGDDFYILDFEGEPESTIRDRKVKQPPLKDVAGLFRSFHYAIYATIFNNKDKYPFSQEELFKAGELLFNYMVGVYLDTYIEKAQEGNLNIGYNKEIAFLLKYCILEKAVYELGYELNSRPRWAVIPLRGIASIMGY; encoded by the coding sequence ATGCCAACTTCCATACAAGATACGTTTAATGCGCCATTCGTGTTTAAGGCCGACTGGAAGCATGCTTTTGAAGATGAAGAGTTTATCAAGGTTTTCGCATCAGATATCCTTGAAAATTATATCCTCAAGAAACGATGGTATGGAGGCAAAGCCAGTACGCTGAAGTATATTGAGATTGTTGACCATTTTAAGGTGGCATCAGAAAAGAACACGTATTACGGCGTACTTATAGAAGTAAATTACAAAGAGGCATTCCTGCAGCATTACTTTATGCCTGTGGCCTTTATGGCTGAAGATGAGCTGGATACCAAAACACTCATCGCGCCGGTTACTCTTAATGGCGTAGAAGGCTACCTTGTAGATGCGCTGCATCAGGAAGATTTCCGCCGTATGGTGTTTGAAAACATTGTGAGCGGCGGCGGCAAAAATACGCCACACGTAAAATATCACCGGGGTAAGGGTATGAAAGATGTGAAGTACGAGTCGTCACGGTTTATGGGGATGGAGCAAAGCAACACATCCATTATCTATAACGATAACCTTGTGCTTAAATTCTTCCGCAGGATATATGTGAGCACCAACCCCGACTATGAAATAAGCCGTTTCCTTACCGAGAAAATGCATTACAGGCACACACCCGCGTATAAAGGCAGCATTAATGTTGAAATGGCTGGCGATAACATTACACTAGCTCTCATGCAGGAACTGGTAGACAACCAGGGCGATGCCTGGAAGTATATGCTGGAGGTGATTGACGGGGTGTTTGACAACCTGCAGGCTAAGAAGATAAAGATTGACAAGCTTCCTGATTTTGAGCTGTTCAGGACGATAAAGATAAATAACATACCCCCGGAAATAATTGACTGGGCAGGGCTTACGCTGTTTCTTCGCGTACGAACGCTGGCACAGCGCACGGCAGAGATGCACATAGCATTGGGTGGCGATACTACGGACACTTCTTTCACACCCACAACGTATAACGGTGATTATACGGTTTGGTTGAAGAACAGGCTGATATACCAGTTCCAGAACCGTTTGAACACAATTGAGAACAACCTGCACAAACTCGACGGGCTTGCATTGGAGCTGGCACACCAGTTCCTCGACAAGAAAAAGGCCATACGCAGCCATTTCCTTGATTTTGACTGGACAAAGCTGAAGAGCGAGCGCATACGTATACATGGCGATTATCATTTGGGGCAGGTGCTGGTTGACGGCGATGATTTCTACATCCTGGACTTTGAGGGTGAGCCGGAAAGCACCATACGCGACAGGAAGGTAAAGCAGCCGCCGCTTAAGGATGTGGCAGGACTGTTCAGGTCGTTCCATTACGCGATTTACGCTACGATCTTCAACAACAAAGACAAATACCCATTCTCGCAGGAAGAGCTGTTCAAGGCCGGCGAATTGCTGTTTAATTACATGGTAGGCGTATACCTCGACACCTATATTGAAAAAGCCCAGGAAGGTAACCTCAATATTGGCTACAACAAAGAAATTGCTTTCCTGCTAAAGTACTGTATCCTTGAAAAAGCGGTGTACGAGCTGGGCTACGAGCTGAACTCACGTCCACGTTGGGCGGTGATTCCGCTGAGAGGGATAGCGAGTATAATGGGGTATTAG
- a CDS encoding alpha-1,4-glucan--maltose-1-phosphate maltosyltransferase yields the protein MQDQRRVHIENVKPQINNGQYFIKRVVGQRVTVTADILSDGHDVMAAVVKYRHEKDKKWQEVRMHETGNDSWEATFTVEKQGFYSYCVEGWIDYALNWQYGTGRKIKDNQRITSELSEGAEYIKALLDKVTKPEKEYLQKLVTMFADDSAYDAAAAEAQSGKLKDVFTRYPSRFLSHQTKEFKVYVDRQKALFSTWYEFFPRSASSEKGKHGTFADCEKLLPRVTEMGFDTLYFPPVHPIGEVNRKGKNNATTAQPGDVGSPWGIGSQYGGHKSIHPELGTLEDFKKLVNTAKGLGIEIAMDFALQAAPDHPYVKEFPQWFKWRPDGTVQYAENPPKKYQDILPIYFESADWKNLWAELLSAALFWVEECGIRVFRVDNPHTKPFYFWEWLIAEVKKKYPDVLFLAEAFTRPKIMDALAKVGFTQSYTYYTWRNTKAELIEYVTQLTQSEQKEFFRSNFWPNTPDINPFPLQGANEATHLQKYFLAATLSSSVGIYGPVFEHMVTDAIPGREEYMDSEKYEVRHWDWEKKNKITTLIGKINQVRRENASLQQTNNIDFCDTDNDQLIAYYKYDDSRQNETLMVVSLDAYYSKQGWLKLPLESLGIQSGQNIVVRDLITGNSYHWDKEWNFIELHPALPFHLFKIEK from the coding sequence ATGCAGGACCAGCGACGTGTACACATAGAGAATGTAAAGCCGCAGATAAATAACGGACAATATTTTATAAAGAGGGTTGTTGGCCAGAGAGTGACAGTGACAGCCGATATACTTTCAGACGGTCATGATGTTATGGCCGCTGTAGTGAAGTACCGCCATGAGAAAGATAAAAAATGGCAGGAAGTGCGTATGCACGAAACTGGCAACGACAGTTGGGAGGCGACTTTTACAGTTGAAAAGCAGGGCTTTTACAGCTATTGTGTAGAAGGCTGGATTGACTATGCCCTGAACTGGCAATACGGCACTGGCCGCAAGATTAAAGACAACCAGCGTATAACGTCTGAACTTAGTGAGGGAGCTGAATACATTAAAGCTTTACTTGATAAGGTTACAAAGCCTGAAAAGGAATATTTGCAAAAACTTGTAACAATGTTTGCAGATGATTCAGCTTATGATGCAGCTGCGGCTGAAGCGCAGTCGGGTAAACTTAAAGATGTTTTTACCAGGTATCCTTCAAGATTCCTTTCACATCAAACGAAGGAGTTTAAAGTGTATGTTGACAGGCAGAAAGCATTGTTCAGTACTTGGTATGAGTTTTTCCCGCGTAGTGCATCTTCAGAAAAAGGCAAGCACGGCACCTTTGCGGACTGCGAGAAACTGTTGCCGCGCGTGACAGAAATGGGTTTTGATACGCTGTATTTTCCGCCCGTACACCCTATTGGTGAAGTAAACCGAAAGGGGAAGAATAACGCCACTACCGCACAGCCGGGAGATGTTGGCTCGCCCTGGGGCATAGGCTCGCAATACGGCGGGCACAAAAGCATTCACCCTGAACTGGGTACGCTTGAGGATTTTAAAAAGCTTGTAAATACAGCAAAAGGACTCGGTATTGAGATAGCGATGGACTTTGCACTGCAGGCCGCACCTGACCATCCGTATGTAAAAGAATTCCCGCAATGGTTTAAGTGGAGGCCGGACGGCACGGTGCAGTATGCCGAGAACCCGCCTAAGAAATACCAGGATATACTGCCGATTTATTTTGAAAGTGCCGACTGGAAGAACCTGTGGGCAGAGTTGCTTAGCGCAGCCCTGTTTTGGGTGGAGGAGTGTGGTATTCGCGTTTTCAGGGTTGATAATCCGCACACCAAGCCGTTTTATTTCTGGGAATGGCTCATTGCTGAAGTGAAGAAGAAATACCCTGATGTTTTGTTCCTGGCGGAAGCTTTTACGCGTCCTAAAATCATGGATGCCCTGGCTAAGGTGGGCTTTACGCAATCTTACACGTATTATACATGGCGCAACACTAAAGCTGAACTTATTGAATATGTAACACAGCTTACACAAAGCGAACAGAAAGAGTTTTTCCGTTCCAACTTTTGGCCGAATACGCCGGATATTAACCCGTTTCCGTTACAGGGAGCAAATGAGGCAACACATTTACAGAAGTATTTCCTGGCAGCGACACTAAGCTCAAGCGTTGGTATATATGGCCCTGTTTTCGAACATATGGTTACCGATGCCATCCCGGGAAGGGAGGAGTATATGGATTCTGAAAAGTATGAGGTGCGCCACTGGGATTGGGAGAAAAAGAACAAGATCACCACGCTTATCGGCAAGATAAACCAGGTGCGCCGTGAGAATGCTTCGCTGCAGCAGACTAACAATATTGATTTCTGCGATACTGATAATGACCAACTTATTGCATACTATAAATATGATGACAGCCGCCAAAATGAAACCCTTATGGTGGTGAGCCTTGACGCATACTATTCAAAACAGGGCTGGCTAAAGCTGCCTCTCGAGTCGCTTGGCATTCAGTCCGGACAAAATATTGTGGTACGTGACCTCATCACGGGCAACAGCTACCACTGGGACAAAGAGTGGAACTTCATCGAGCTGCACCCCGCGCTGCCTTTCCATTTATTTAAAATCGAGAAATAA